From the genome of Populus alba chromosome 10, ASM523922v2, whole genome shotgun sequence, one region includes:
- the LOC118045365 gene encoding uncharacterized protein — MELFTSHLSGQLSPPPPLSNLYILVNKMKVKQCSCVILLYFLTLTILSSLVASQTCKNSCGQIPIKYPFGTGLGCGDPRFQQYVTCNQEKLTLTTHTGCYPVTNIEYSSQVIHISDPSMSTCACTQTSKGFGLDWDAPFSFHDDTVFTLLDCSTTSSPIYRTNGAYDVDSNTTVIPQCDRTGAPICSFLYSCRAISMLNLPISTCCVYTPVDLGPSFEMDLQKLQCTSYSGFYSFNGQESNPENWKYGIALKYKFNVYNDYPSSCANCERSNGVCGYGGAYDTFVCNCPGGLNTTSDCFFRSLYNHCPRLLPRHTAGNFLIFSLAYFMVRVLF; from the exons ATGGAACTCTTCACGTCTCACCTCTCCGGCCAActatctcctcctcctcctctctctaATCTATATATACTAGTAAATAAGATGAAGGTCAAGCAATGTTCTTGTGTCATTCTTCTCTACTTCTTAACTCTCACGATCCTCTCCTCCTTGGTAGCCTCGCAAACCTGCAAGAACTCTTGTGGCCAAATTCCCATCAAGTATCCCTTTGGAACTGGCCTTGGCTGTGGGGATCCACGATTTCAACAATACGTgacttgcaaccaagaaaagcTCACCTTAACCACCCATACTGGCTGCTATCCGGTCACCAACATAGAATATTCCAGTCAAGTTATACACATCTCTGATCCCTCGATGTCAACCTGTGCTTGTACTCAAACAAGCAAAGGGTTTGGCCTCGACTGGGACGCTCCCTTCTCTTTTCACGACGATACTGTCTTTACTCTACTTGACTGCTCAACCACTTCATCACCTATCTACAGAACCAATGGCGCCTATGATGTTGATAGCAACACCACAGTAATCCCTCAGTGCGACAGAACAGGTGCACCCATTTGCAGTTTCTTGTATTCTTGCAGAGCAATCAGTATGCTCAATCTTCCAATCTCTACCTGCTGTGTTTACACACCAGTAGATCTTGGGCCTTCTTTTGAAATGGATTTACAGAAGCTGCAATGCACTTCATATTCTGGGTTCTATAGCTTCAACGGCCAAGAATCTAACCCTGAAAACTGGAAGTATGGGATTGCACTTAAATACAAGTTCAACGTGTACAATGACTATCCAAGTTCTTGTGCTAACTGCGAGAGAAGTAATGGAGTTTGTGGTTACGGCGGAGCTTACGACACATTCGTTTGTAACTGTCCTGGTGGCCTCAACACAACATCAGACTGTTTCTTTCGATCATTATATAATCACTGTCCAAGGCTTCTCCCAAGGCACACTGCAG GCAATTTCTTGATCTTTTCCTTGGCATACTTTATGGTCCGGGTCCTCTTTTAG